Proteins encoded by one window of Nitrospiria bacterium:
- a CDS encoding class I SAM-dependent methyltransferase: MLASRISELLPKNARVLDVGCGDGLIGALFMKQRPDVSISGIEVLPRKETFIPVKPFNGIQIPHDDKTFDAVVLIDVLHHTDHPEQLLAETKRVSKGIIVLKDHTKKGILAASTLRFMDWMGNAHHGVSLPYNYWTESQWQKVFSKLNLQVVSWDSKIALYPFPANLFFDRCLHFIAILKNG; encoded by the coding sequence GTGCTCGCCTCGAGGATCTCTGAGTTACTCCCAAAGAATGCCCGTGTTCTTGATGTGGGTTGTGGGGATGGACTCATTGGTGCGCTGTTTATGAAACAACGACCAGATGTTTCAATTTCGGGAATTGAGGTTCTCCCTCGAAAGGAAACCTTTATCCCCGTCAAGCCATTCAACGGAATCCAAATTCCCCATGATGATAAAACCTTTGATGCCGTTGTATTGATTGATGTTCTCCACCACACGGACCATCCCGAACAACTGCTGGCAGAAACCAAGAGGGTATCAAAAGGAATTATTGTGCTGAAGGATCATACTAAAAAGGGAATACTCGCTGCGTCAACTCTGCGGTTTATGGACTGGATGGGAAATGCTCACCATGGTGTTTCTTTACCCTATAATTATTGGACAGAATCTCAATGGCAAAAGGTTTTTTCAAAATTAAACCTGCAAGTGGTTTCTTGGGATTCAAAAATTGCCCTATATCCCTTTCCAGCCAATCTTTTTTTCGATCGATGCCTCCACTTTATCGCTATATTAAAAAATGGCTGA
- a CDS encoding glycosyltransferase, which produces MVNPIQQGPETPFKIGSENHLELSVVMPCLNEAETVGTCVKKAREFLEKNQIKGEIIVADNGSTDGSQTIAQEEGAKLIHVQARGYGAALKEGINAAQGKYVIMGDADDSYDFSALFPFVQKLREGYELVMGNRFKGGIQPGAMPFLHKYLGNPVLSSLGRLFFKSPAGDFYCGLRGFKKEAVQKLDLQVKGMEYAHEMVVKSTLHHLKITEIPIILSRDGRSRPSHLRTWRDGWRTLRFLLIYSPRWLFFYPGIFMILLGTSVMLWLWPEPRTIGGVTFDIHTMLFASAFIILGLQAVAFALFSKVFAWGTRLIPEDDRITSLLNRITLERGIVLGGILTLTGIAGSIYAVIVWGKTSFGPLVPFSMMRITIPALTALVAGIQIILFSFFLSVLGLIRK; this is translated from the coding sequence ATGGTCAACCCAATTCAACAAGGACCGGAAACCCCCTTTAAAATAGGTTCCGAAAACCACCTCGAACTGTCTGTTGTAATGCCCTGTTTAAACGAGGCGGAAACCGTAGGCACCTGTGTCAAAAAAGCCCGGGAGTTTTTAGAGAAAAACCAGATCAAGGGGGAAATCATTGTTGCGGATAACGGCAGTACGGATGGGTCCCAAACCATCGCCCAAGAAGAAGGTGCCAAGTTGATTCATGTTCAAGCCCGGGGTTATGGAGCCGCTTTAAAGGAAGGCATCAATGCGGCACAAGGAAAGTATGTCATCATGGGAGATGCGGACGACAGTTATGACTTTTCCGCGCTGTTTCCCTTCGTTCAAAAACTTCGAGAAGGATACGAACTGGTCATGGGGAACCGATTCAAGGGGGGCATTCAACCCGGGGCCATGCCATTTCTCCACAAATATTTGGGGAACCCGGTGCTCTCCAGTTTAGGACGGCTGTTTTTTAAAAGTCCAGCCGGGGATTTTTATTGTGGTCTTCGGGGATTTAAAAAAGAAGCGGTTCAAAAACTGGATTTGCAAGTGAAGGGGATGGAATATGCACATGAAATGGTGGTCAAATCCACCCTTCATCACCTAAAAATTACCGAAATTCCCATCATTTTATCTAGAGATGGCCGGAGCCGGCCCTCTCATCTTCGAACCTGGAGGGACGGGTGGCGGACCCTCCGTTTTTTATTGATATACAGTCCCCGTTGGCTTTTTTTCTACCCTGGAATTTTTATGATCTTATTGGGAACTTCGGTCATGCTTTGGCTTTGGCCCGAACCCAGAACCATTGGAGGAGTGACCTTCGACATTCATACGATGCTGTTTGCTTCAGCTTTTATTATTTTGGGTTTACAAGCCGTGGCCTTTGCTCTTTTCTCAAAGGTTTTTGCATGGGGAACACGCCTTATCCCAGAAGACGACCGAATAACCTCCCTTTTGAATAGGATTACCCTGGAACGGGGCATTGTCCTTGGTGGAATTCTCACGCTCACTGGAATTGCGGGGTCTATCTACGCAGTCATTGTATGGGGCAAAACCTCTTTTGGTCCATTGGTTCCCTTTTCAATGATGCGGATTACCATCCCTGCTTTAACCGCTTTGGTGGCAGGGATTCAAATCATCCTTTTTAGCTTCTTTTTAAGCGTGCTCGGATTAATCCGAAAATGA
- a CDS encoding phospholipid carrier-dependent glycosyltransferase: MNKKTSSTEKFLGVGWTKQLVPVLIPLLLLIFTGLRGIDFGFHWDERTHALGVKNTISSGIPLPGIYLYPGVSYWLSLTSAVPDILNHWVSDEKTLEPLLSAIEGKAYRLRSRVLFLLISSLAVVFVYLTVLVWRGSILEAFLAASILGFSWEVAYHIRWIAPDGIMMQFGAMTLLGVIGGFFQPERKNWLWFSAIGAGLAFGSKWTAGLLLVPVLIVAYLNPHNKLKGFRQWVLLFKLCLVFFLVYLITTPATLLDSSQVFKYIKMQQQVYSSGLQGYAVSPGSEHFLKNLEYFALSFGSHFSPIAVAFFILSILGLYALVKESPPLALIFLSFPLLYLLYFSFHGMMVVRNLLVLGPFLAILSARGTCFIYERFKFKIIKPLVITFILFLLTINGIWLIYAGESIRKNEPLTLIQNLDAYISKRPDTHFSVSPQVSQALAVLKKKTPKNINNHPSEKADVAIFLASEMFRHLGEPNIPANRRHLTTTWFGPYEVNFNYYPTWKGSNRILFMPMGQARDLGFPFLEGKN, from the coding sequence ATGAATAAGAAAACCTCTTCCACCGAAAAATTTCTTGGGGTTGGGTGGACCAAACAGCTGGTTCCCGTTCTCATTCCGCTTCTCCTTCTCATTTTCACTGGCCTGCGTGGAATTGATTTTGGATTTCATTGGGACGAGCGGACCCATGCCCTTGGGGTTAAAAATACCATCTCCAGTGGAATACCCCTCCCAGGAATTTATTTATATCCGGGGGTTTCCTACTGGTTAAGTCTGACCAGTGCGGTTCCGGACATTCTTAACCACTGGGTATCCGATGAAAAAACCTTGGAACCTCTACTCTCCGCCATCGAAGGAAAAGCCTATCGGTTACGGTCCAGGGTTCTTTTTCTTCTGATCAGTTCCCTCGCGGTCGTTTTTGTATATCTAACGGTTTTGGTATGGCGGGGGTCAATTTTAGAAGCCTTCCTCGCAGCCTCAATTCTAGGCTTTTCTTGGGAGGTGGCATACCATATCCGATGGATTGCCCCCGATGGTATCATGATGCAATTTGGGGCAATGACTCTTTTGGGGGTAATAGGAGGTTTTTTTCAACCTGAAAGGAAAAACTGGCTTTGGTTTTCGGCCATTGGAGCGGGACTTGCGTTTGGTTCAAAATGGACCGCAGGACTTTTGTTGGTTCCCGTTCTCATCGTCGCTTATTTAAACCCTCATAATAAATTGAAAGGTTTCCGGCAATGGGTTCTTTTATTTAAACTTTGTCTCGTTTTCTTTCTGGTCTATCTCATTACCACCCCCGCAACCCTTCTGGACTCCTCTCAGGTTTTTAAGTACATCAAAATGCAGCAACAGGTCTACAGCAGCGGACTCCAGGGATACGCGGTTTCTCCCGGATCCGAACACTTTTTAAAAAACCTGGAATATTTCGCCCTCTCCTTCGGTTCCCATTTTTCTCCAATCGCAGTGGCGTTTTTTATTTTATCAATCCTCGGTCTTTACGCATTGGTGAAAGAATCTCCTCCCCTTGCTTTAATATTTTTAAGTTTCCCCCTTCTTTACCTCCTTTATTTCAGTTTTCACGGCATGATGGTGGTCAGGAATCTCCTGGTCCTGGGTCCTTTTTTGGCGATCCTGTCAGCCCGGGGAACCTGTTTTATTTATGAGCGGTTCAAATTTAAAATCATCAAACCCCTAGTGATCACCTTTATTTTATTTTTATTGACGATCAATGGAATTTGGCTCATCTATGCAGGGGAAAGTATACGAAAAAATGAGCCGTTGACACTCATTCAAAACCTAGATGCGTATATCTCAAAACGCCCTGACACCCATTTTTCGGTTTCACCACAAGTGAGTCAAGCCTTAGCCGTATTGAAAAAAAAGACCCCGAAGAATATTAACAACCATCCATCTGAAAAAGCTGATGTCGCCATTTTTCTTGCATCGGAAATGTTTCGACACCTGGGAGAACCCAATATTCCGGCCAATCGACGTCATTTAACCACCACATGGTTTGGACCTTACGAGGTCAATTTTAACTACTACCCCACCTGGAAGGGGAGCAATCGGATTCTGTTCATGCCAATGGGACAGGCTCGAGATTTGGGCTTTCCTTTTTTAGAGGGAAAAAATTAA
- a CDS encoding sigma-54 dependent transcriptional regulator: MTSQTLLVIEDDAKMRRVLEIILSQDGYRIYAAAGGEEGLQILEEKNCDLVLTDLQMQKIDGIQVLEQVKKRHPHIPVLIITAYGTVKTAVEAMHRGAWDYITKPIDNEELKLVIRRALDLQKITLENKTLSQGLKQKFGFDRIIGDSEPIIQVKKLAQEVAQTDSTVLITGESGTGKELFARAIHYASKRSRAPLVTINCAAIPETLLESELFGYQKGAFTDAKTSKPGKFLMANRGTIFLDEISEMSLGTQVKLLRVLQEKEIEPLGSTQTTSLDIRVVAATNKDLLQMIQQGTFREDLFYRLNVFPISLASLRDRKGDIRLLTAYFVEGFNRAMGKRFKGFSEGSLKKLEGYSWRGNVRELQNIVERVLITCKKETVEPEDFPIRLEENLPLQKEVPPLLSLGLSLDDIEKRVIQEALSKTLGNISDASKLLGITRSTLRYRIQKFQIQE, translated from the coding sequence ATGACGTCGCAAACACTTTTAGTCATCGAGGACGATGCTAAAATGAGAAGGGTTTTGGAGATTATTTTATCCCAGGATGGCTACCGGATTTATGCCGCGGCTGGAGGAGAAGAAGGACTTCAAATTCTGGAAGAAAAAAATTGTGACCTGGTTCTTACCGATCTTCAAATGCAGAAAATCGATGGGATACAGGTACTGGAACAGGTTAAAAAAAGACACCCTCATATTCCGGTTCTGATTATCACCGCCTACGGGACCGTCAAAACCGCGGTGGAAGCTATGCACAGGGGAGCATGGGATTATATCACTAAACCCATTGATAATGAGGAACTGAAGCTGGTCATTCGAAGGGCATTGGATTTACAAAAAATCACTCTGGAAAACAAAACCCTTTCCCAAGGGCTCAAACAAAAATTTGGCTTTGACCGGATCATTGGAGACTCCGAACCGATTATCCAGGTTAAAAAACTGGCCCAGGAAGTTGCCCAAACCGATTCCACCGTTCTCATCACAGGGGAAAGCGGAACGGGCAAAGAGCTCTTTGCCCGGGCCATCCATTACGCAAGCAAAAGGTCCCGGGCCCCGTTGGTCACCATTAATTGTGCCGCCATTCCGGAGACACTTCTGGAAAGCGAGCTTTTCGGCTATCAAAAGGGGGCTTTTACAGATGCAAAAACCTCCAAACCGGGCAAATTCCTCATGGCAAATCGGGGAACCATTTTTTTAGATGAAATCTCGGAAATGAGCCTGGGGACCCAAGTAAAACTTTTGAGGGTCTTACAAGAAAAAGAAATCGAACCTCTGGGGAGCACACAAACCACCTCCCTTGATATCAGGGTTGTTGCGGCAACCAACAAAGATCTGCTTCAGATGATTCAACAAGGCACTTTCCGGGAAGACCTTTTTTACCGCCTCAATGTTTTTCCTATCTCCCTGGCATCTCTCCGAGATAGAAAAGGAGACATCCGTTTACTGACGGCCTATTTCGTTGAGGGTTTTAATCGAGCCATGGGAAAACGCTTTAAAGGATTCTCTGAAGGCTCTTTAAAAAAATTAGAAGGCTATTCCTGGCGGGGTAATGTCCGAGAGCTTCAGAACATTGTGGAACGGGTCCTGATTACCTGCAAAAAAGAAACAGTGGAACCAGAGGATTTCCCCATTCGGCTGGAAGAAAATTTACCTCTTCAAAAGGAGGTCCCACCCCTCCTTTCCTTGGGCCTTTCCTTGGATGATATTGAAAAAAGGGTTATTCAAGAGGCTCTTTCGAAAACCCTGGGAAACATATCGGATGCCTCAAAATTGTTGGGTATCACACGAAGCACCCTTCGTTACCGAATTCAAAAGTTCCAAATTCAAGAGTAA
- a CDS encoding ATP-binding protein: MEQPSYKKKGLQKKFVMALLIAGFLPGIVALFATYLSSKKVLTHSIGTNFQEIAFAVAKEVEIIILHDFEDAEALALSPEIRRAVQMAKESHSARTTPEALKHGVEKPQALGENSKTTTGPLDFSTHSISQYFRDWEDQRRPRVEYSDVVITDQWGFLIASSYDINSPSLADRQWFKSSFQNGKGGYYLSNIYFNEEKKDYYYDVAVPIREPKFQEVLGVLKLGIRRDKLLKAIIEVKIGKTGHAMLVSSLGNPMICPILPPGDHIINKPLMAQISQPHAAWAVAKDDAHGGKQSIVGFAPIQFARPLTSSSLNQTQWYTFIRQHPDETYSPVYNLLFKVGVQGFGLVFVISFLGFLAGQRIVKPILLLKKRAQSIGQASYELATQENPTHSNLKLKERINIQTGDEIEELSQAFNQMSLALEENLQTIKKQQKELAQKEKLASVGQLLAGLTHDLKNPLGVIRSSAQILMGNEESEQVKKEMGRYIIEEVDRLTFRINDFLRFARHRLPEQREIQIQKVVEETLKQWGSQGGILNKITVHKKIDPSLPSVFVDPEQLNEILFNLLNNAREAMPQGGTITLRAERNGNDKVVTSIQDTGEGISPEDLDKIFDPFFTQKQYGIGLGLTNVKRLTEDNGGQVLVHSKTGQGSTFSLHFPVVQSSSQDQE; the protein is encoded by the coding sequence ATGGAACAGCCTTCATACAAGAAAAAAGGCCTTCAAAAAAAGTTTGTCATGGCCTTATTAATTGCAGGCTTTCTTCCCGGAATTGTGGCCCTCTTTGCCACCTACCTTTCCAGTAAAAAAGTCTTAACCCACTCCATCGGAACAAATTTTCAAGAAATCGCCTTCGCAGTGGCAAAAGAAGTAGAAATCATCATCCTTCATGACTTCGAAGATGCAGAAGCTTTAGCCCTTTCTCCTGAAATTCGAAGAGCAGTCCAAATGGCCAAGGAGTCTCATTCCGCCCGCACAACACCGGAAGCTTTAAAACATGGGGTGGAAAAACCCCAGGCTCTGGGGGAAAATTCAAAAACCACTACGGGGCCTCTGGATTTTTCAACCCATTCCATTTCTCAGTACTTTCGTGATTGGGAAGACCAACGCCGCCCAAGAGTTGAATACAGCGATGTGGTCATCACCGATCAATGGGGGTTTTTGATTGCTTCCAGTTATGACATAAATTCCCCTTCCTTGGCAGATCGTCAGTGGTTTAAAAGCAGCTTCCAAAATGGAAAAGGGGGATATTATCTGAGTAATATTTATTTTAATGAAGAAAAAAAAGATTACTACTATGACGTTGCTGTTCCGATTCGTGAACCAAAATTTCAAGAGGTTTTGGGGGTTTTAAAGTTAGGAATCCGGAGAGATAAACTGCTAAAGGCCATCATCGAAGTCAAAATCGGAAAAACCGGCCATGCCATGCTGGTCAGCTCCCTGGGCAATCCCATGATCTGCCCGATTCTTCCCCCTGGGGACCATATCATCAATAAACCCCTGATGGCGCAAATTTCACAACCCCACGCGGCATGGGCTGTTGCCAAAGATGATGCCCATGGCGGTAAACAGTCCATTGTGGGTTTTGCGCCCATCCAATTCGCCCGTCCTCTCACATCCAGTAGTTTGAATCAGACCCAATGGTACACCTTCATCCGTCAGCACCCCGACGAAACCTATTCCCCCGTTTACAATCTTCTTTTTAAAGTCGGAGTTCAAGGCTTTGGCCTGGTATTTGTGATTTCCTTTCTAGGTTTTCTGGCCGGTCAACGGATTGTTAAACCGATTCTGCTTCTGAAAAAACGGGCCCAGTCCATTGGACAAGCCAGCTATGAACTGGCCACTCAGGAAAACCCCACCCATAGCAATCTTAAACTCAAAGAACGGATTAATATTCAAACCGGGGATGAAATTGAAGAGCTTTCCCAAGCCTTCAACCAAATGTCCTTGGCTTTGGAAGAAAACTTACAAACCATCAAAAAACAGCAAAAGGAGCTGGCGCAGAAAGAAAAACTGGCGTCTGTCGGACAGCTTTTGGCGGGGCTGACCCATGACCTGAAAAACCCCCTTGGGGTCATCCGCAGCTCGGCCCAAATTTTGATGGGAAATGAAGAATCCGAACAAGTGAAAAAGGAAATGGGACGTTACATTATTGAGGAGGTGGACCGCCTGACTTTTCGTATCAATGATTTTTTACGCTTTGCCCGACACCGATTACCCGAGCAAAGAGAAATCCAAATTCAAAAGGTGGTGGAAGAAACCCTTAAACAATGGGGGTCGCAAGGGGGCATATTAAATAAAATCACGGTTCATAAAAAAATTGATCCCTCCCTTCCCTCGGTGTTCGTCGATCCTGAACAGCTTAATGAGATTTTGTTCAATCTATTAAATAATGCCCGTGAGGCCATGCCCCAGGGAGGGACAATTACCCTTCGAGCCGAAAGAAACGGAAATGATAAGGTGGTAACCTCCATTCAGGACACAGGTGAGGGAATTTCCCCGGAAGACCTGGATAAAATTTTTGATCCATTTTTTACCCAAAAACAATACGGAATAGGTTTGGGACTAACCAATGTCAAGCGGCTGACGGAAGACAACGGGGGCCAGGTCCTGGTCCACAGCAAAACGGGCCAGGGTTCCACATTCTCACTTCACTTTCCAGTGGTTCAAAGCTCATCACAGGATCAGGAATGA
- a CDS encoding VCBS repeat-containing protein — translation MFKKDNPRWLVFLILCSLGVILGFSWGCTRGGQEKEKIPELFSSFASFPVGSNPTFVAVGDFNEDQIPDLSIANINSNDVSILIGKGDGGFNAQTRYLVGLQPRTITLADFNNDGHLDIAVNNNLGDSISVLLGKGEGHFQDPTTFPATARSPLSITSADFNQDGIIDLAVCFRFDHVTIFLGRGDGGFQTGPTFDPGDTPASLVAADFNGDGMPDLAVANSGPMGGNVSVFLGDGTARFKESGRYGKGIRPIFLTHGDFDGDGTQDLVAADGPKNNLVIFLGVGNGTFGKPYSFSAENGPSFLLPGDFNRDHRMDIAVTNNQSSNLSIVIGNGDGTFRYPPWNFRTQSGPISVAEGDFNRDGFLDLVVVNFRSNTASVLLTKPPDEVS, via the coding sequence GTGTTTAAAAAGGATAATCCAAGGTGGTTGGTTTTTCTAATTCTGTGCTCGTTGGGAGTAATACTGGGTTTCTCTTGGGGTTGCACCCGGGGTGGTCAGGAAAAAGAAAAAATTCCTGAGCTTTTTTCTTCCTTTGCGAGCTTTCCGGTTGGTTCGAATCCTACTTTTGTGGCTGTGGGAGATTTTAACGAGGACCAAATTCCGGATCTTTCCATTGCAAATATCAACAGCAATGATGTGTCCATCTTAATCGGGAAAGGGGATGGAGGCTTTAACGCGCAGACCCGTTATCTGGTAGGCCTTCAACCCAGGACGATAACTCTGGCTGACTTCAACAATGATGGGCATTTGGATATAGCCGTCAATAATAACTTGGGAGACAGTATTTCCGTTCTGTTAGGAAAAGGAGAAGGGCATTTTCAAGACCCAACGACTTTCCCAGCCACGGCCCGTTCTCCTTTAAGTATTACCAGTGCTGACTTTAACCAGGATGGAATAATAGATTTGGCGGTTTGTTTCCGCTTTGATCACGTGACCATTTTTTTAGGGCGGGGAGACGGTGGTTTCCAAACTGGGCCTACGTTTGATCCAGGGGACACGCCCGCTTCTCTAGTGGCAGCTGATTTTAATGGGGATGGGATGCCCGATTTGGCGGTTGCCAATAGTGGTCCCATGGGAGGAAATGTTTCGGTTTTCCTGGGGGATGGGACCGCCCGCTTTAAAGAGTCCGGTCGGTATGGAAAGGGCATTCGACCTATTTTTCTCACCCATGGAGATTTTGATGGGGATGGGACCCAAGACCTGGTAGCGGCGGATGGGCCTAAGAATAATCTGGTGATTTTTCTGGGGGTTGGCAATGGAACATTTGGCAAACCCTATTCCTTTAGTGCCGAAAACGGACCGTCTTTTCTCCTACCCGGGGATTTTAACCGGGATCACCGAATGGATATAGCCGTGACCAATAATCAAAGCAGTAATCTTTCAATTGTGATTGGAAATGGAGACGGAACCTTCCGATATCCTCCCTGGAATTTTAGAACTCAAAGTGGTCCCATCTCTGTGGCAGAGGGCGATTTCAACAGGGACGGTTTTTTGGATTTGGTGGTGGTGAATTTCCGAAGTAACACCGCCAGCGTTCTATTGACGAAACCACCGGATGAGGTATCATAG
- a CDS encoding tRNA-dihydrouridine synthase, with the protein MSFWKTLDTPIIALSPMDGVTDAAFRFITAKVGHPDLLMTEFTNVEGICRSPKGLLEDFIYDEMERPIVAQVYGYSPETFYKVAHIVCELGFDGLDINMGCPAKNVASKGCGAGLIRDPSRARGILQATQQGIADWVSGQSVASLNLPSFLIQRVADMNVQRQGFEHPLSRRSIPVSVKTRIGYDEVVVNQWISHLLEEKPVAISIHGRTLKQMYRGMADWGAISSAVKLARGTGTLILGNGDLGSMEDVYKRVKETGVDGVLIGRSALGNPWIFRNKKEVKQAIRLDCPNLIQPVSIELHERFRILKEHVHLYEKLKRPWRFVGMRKHMGWYSKGFYKASDLRVQLLQTHHAQEVEEVLERFITDVLGKNYIKGSPPVPSETSGGIKQSLSFQCG; encoded by the coding sequence ATGAGTTTTTGGAAAACCTTAGATACACCGATTATCGCGCTTTCCCCCATGGATGGGGTCACCGATGCTGCTTTTCGATTCATTACCGCGAAGGTGGGACACCCTGATCTCCTCATGACGGAATTTACCAATGTGGAGGGAATCTGCCGGTCTCCCAAGGGCCTCCTTGAAGATTTTATCTATGATGAAATGGAACGTCCTATAGTTGCCCAGGTCTATGGATATTCCCCCGAGACGTTCTATAAAGTGGCGCACATCGTTTGTGAGTTGGGGTTTGATGGTTTAGATATTAATATGGGATGTCCCGCAAAAAATGTTGCCTCAAAGGGGTGCGGGGCGGGGTTGATTCGAGATCCATCCAGGGCCAGAGGGATCCTTCAAGCCACACAACAGGGTATTGCGGATTGGGTTTCAGGTCAGTCCGTGGCGTCTCTCAACCTTCCGTCTTTTTTAATCCAACGGGTGGCCGATATGAATGTCCAGCGTCAGGGGTTCGAACATCCTTTATCCCGGAGGAGTATTCCCGTTTCGGTAAAAACCAGAATCGGCTATGATGAGGTGGTGGTCAACCAATGGATTAGCCATTTATTAGAGGAGAAACCCGTCGCCATTTCCATTCATGGCCGAACGTTAAAGCAAATGTATCGGGGTATGGCGGATTGGGGGGCGATTTCTTCTGCGGTTAAACTGGCCCGGGGAACGGGTACCCTTATTTTAGGAAACGGTGACCTGGGATCCATGGAGGACGTTTATAAGCGTGTAAAGGAAACGGGAGTGGATGGGGTTTTAATCGGACGGAGCGCTCTGGGCAATCCATGGATTTTTAGGAATAAGAAAGAGGTCAAACAGGCCATCCGGTTGGATTGTCCCAACCTGATTCAACCGGTTTCCATCGAACTTCATGAACGGTTTCGAATATTAAAAGAACATGTCCACCTTTACGAAAAGTTAAAGCGGCCTTGGCGTTTTGTTGGGATGAGAAAACACATGGGATGGTACAGCAAAGGGTTTTATAAGGCTTCCGATTTACGAGTCCAATTACTTCAAACACACCATGCCCAGGAAGTCGAAGAGGTGTTGGAACGTTTTATAACAGATGTCTTGGGTAAAAATTATATCAAGGGTTCCCCTCCTGTCCCCAGTGAGACCTCTGGGGGTATTAAGCAAAGTCTTTCCTTTCAATGCGGCTGA
- a CDS encoding Maf family protein, producing the protein MRLILASTSERRRNIISLLGLPFEVFPPFLDEQPQAFRPLEEDVRAFAFGKAKSIAHLFPDSIIIGSDTMILLGSVKIGKPSDLSHAKQILQHLSGKTHHILTGLAMLNTKTGEDDQHLEKVDVTMKPFSEEEIIRYLSIGESLDKAGAYSLQGEGRSLIRSLTGDYLAAVGLPLKPIAQTLRKAGWVFPLNVDRLYSEKAFMNWSSF; encoded by the coding sequence ATGCGGCTGATTTTAGCCTCTACCTCAGAACGCCGAAGAAATATTATCTCCCTATTGGGTTTGCCCTTTGAGGTCTTTCCTCCGTTTTTGGATGAACAACCCCAGGCTTTCCGGCCCTTAGAGGAGGATGTTCGGGCTTTTGCCTTTGGAAAAGCAAAATCCATTGCACATCTTTTTCCGGACAGCATCATCATTGGCAGTGATACGATGATTCTCCTGGGGAGTGTAAAAATTGGAAAGCCCTCTGACCTTTCCCATGCCAAACAGATTTTGCAACACCTATCCGGAAAAACCCATCATATTTTGACGGGCCTAGCCATGCTGAATACCAAAACGGGAGAAGATGATCAGCACTTGGAAAAGGTTGACGTTACGATGAAACCCTTTTCCGAGGAGGAAATCATCCGGTATCTTTCGATTGGGGAATCGCTGGATAAAGCGGGGGCTTATTCTTTACAAGGAGAGGGGCGCTCCCTGATCCGTTCTCTTACCGGTGATTATCTTGCCGCGGTGGGTTTACCTTTAAAGCCGATTGCCCAAACGCTCAGGAAGGCGGGCTGGGTGTTTCCCCTGAATGTGGATCGCCTATACTCTGAAAAGGCCTTTATGAATTGGTCTTCCTTTTAA
- a CDS encoding GNAT family N-acetyltransferase, with amino-acid sequence MTYHIKEEKNLNPVKLQSLFKHAPWAKDRTPEEIVQMLQHTHMVFSVWADEKLVGFARVLTDFTFRAMIYDVVIHPNHQRAGLGRLLLEKIIHHPKLTPIQVLSLFTRDKIDFYEKLGFQAASNHGLSGMLYIRPAPSHYC; translated from the coding sequence ATGACCTACCACATCAAGGAAGAGAAAAATTTAAATCCTGTCAAACTTCAATCTTTATTCAAACATGCCCCTTGGGCCAAAGATCGAACCCCCGAGGAAATTGTCCAAATGCTTCAGCATACCCACATGGTCTTTTCTGTTTGGGCCGATGAAAAGCTGGTCGGGTTTGCACGGGTCCTAACGGACTTTACCTTTCGAGCGATGATATACGACGTGGTGATTCACCCGAATCACCAGAGAGCAGGTCTTGGTCGGCTCTTGTTGGAAAAAATCATTCATCACCCCAAGTTGACCCCTATCCAAGTCCTTTCACTGTTCACACGGGATAAAATTGATTTTTACGAAAAGTTAGGATTTCAGGCTGCCTCCAACCATGGACTTTCCGGCATGCTTTACATCCGGCCTGCCCCTTCCCATTACTGCTAA
- a CDS encoding HIT family protein, which yields MSEDCSICDHLFSESPLRIKEFPLSTLFLQQDQFFPGYCVLESKRHICELFDLDFENRSTLIEEINLAAQLLFKTFKPDKINYAFLGNQVPHMHWHLVPRWKNDPAWPDSIWAMPHESLVLPEDEYKKLIRKIQENF from the coding sequence ATGTCGGAAGACTGTTCAATCTGTGATCATTTATTTTCTGAATCCCCTTTAAGAATTAAGGAATTTCCGCTCTCCACCCTTTTTCTTCAACAAGATCAATTCTTCCCGGGTTATTGTGTACTCGAAAGCAAGCGTCACATCTGTGAACTGTTTGACCTGGATTTTGAAAACAGGAGCACCCTCATTGAAGAAATAAACCTGGCTGCCCAGCTTCTTTTTAAAACCTTCAAACCCGATAAAATCAATTATGCCTTTCTTGGAAACCAGGTCCCCCACATGCATTGGCATTTGGTCCCCCGATGGAAAAATGACCCTGCCTGGCCGGACTCGATCTGGGCCATGCCGCATGAATCCCTGGTTTTACCTGAAGATGAATACAAAAAACTCATCCGCAAAATTCAAGAAAACTTTTAG